CCAATCATGGTGGCCCCCCCGAAGTTCTCGGGCTCTCCCTCTCCAATGACGACCTGAGACTTGGGACCGCTCTTGCCCTTGGGCCGCAGCACAGGAATCGAGGCGGTCGGGATGGGCGCCGCCATGGTGGCGTCGCTGGTGTAAGGATTCTGCAGCCGCGCTCCGGTGTCATCGTCCTGGAGCGGATTCTGAGAGCGTCCGGTGTCGTCACTCGACAGGGGGTTGGCGTTCTTCCCCGTCTGGCTGTCGTCATAGAGCACGCCCGCGGCTTCCTCACCCTTGAGGGCCATGGCCGAGTCGACGATCTGTGTCTTGTCCGACGCCCCATCCATTTCGGCGAGTTCCTCCTCGGTAGGAGGAGGAATGTCGTGGGCAGGAGGCGTCCGGTAGGGGGCAGGCGTGGCACGCGCCGAGGAGGCCACCGCGTGCGGAACCGGCGTCGCCAGGGAGGTCCTGCGAGGAGCCCGCTGAGGCGGGATCGCAGTGACCCCCGAAGCTTCGATCTGGTCAGGCCGTTCGATGGCGGAGAAGCGCTCCATCTTCTCGGCCTCACGCAACATGTCCTCGGCGAAGGACTCCTTCATGAACGCCGACAGGTGCTTCGAAGAGTAGATGGCGTCTCCTGCGAGCAGGAACCGCATCAGGTCTTCTTGAAGATCGGACGCCCAGAGGTAGCGCTCGTCGGGCTCTCGCGCGAGCGCCTTGAGCACCACTTTCTCGAGGCCCGCGGGACAGTTGGGGTTGAACTGGCGAGGCAGCGGAACGTCCGCGTTGCGCACCTTCTCGAGCGTGGAGAAGTCCGACTCCCCCACGAAGAGCTTCTCTCCGGTGAGCATCTCGTAAAGGATGACGCCCACCGCGAAGATGTCGCTCCGGTGATCGATCGGCATCCCGCGGACCTGCTCCGGGCTCATGTACCCGAACTTGCCTTTGAGGATGCCGGCTTGGGTCTTCTGAGAGCGGTTGGTCGCTTTGGCGATGCCAAAGTCGATGATCTTCACTTCTCCTTCGTAGGAGACCAGGATGTTCTGGGGTGAGACGTCCCGGTGAATGATCGACAGGTCCTGCCCGCGCGCATCCTTCTTGCGGTGCGCGTAATCGAGCCCCTCGCACATCTTCGACGCGATGAAGACCGCCTGAGCGGTCGGCATGATCTCCTTGCGCCTGCGATAGCGCTCCAGGATGGTACGGAGATCCCTTCCCGCCACGTACTCCATCGCGATGAAGTAGGTGTCCTCGTACTTGCCGAGCTCGTGGATGTGCACGACGTTGGCGTGATTCAGCTGAACGCTGATCCGCGCCTCATCGATGAACATCGTGATGAATTCCTGGTCCTCGGCCATCGTGGGGAGGATCTTTTTGATGGCCAGGAAGCGCTCGAAGCCCTCGACGCCAAACGCCTTGGCGATGAACACCTCCGCCATACCACCGACGTTGATGCGCTCAAGCAGCAGGTACTTCCCGAATGTAGTGGGACGCTTCATCTCGTGGAATCGCCCGGCACCGGGCAGGGACGATGCAGCTGGAAGCGGCGGGATGCCGACCGGAGCCCCCGGACTCTAGTCGGAGCGGAGATGGGGAGTCAAACGACGCAACGTCCCAAAATGCCTAGAAAATCCGCCAACTTAAGGCGCTT
This genomic interval from Stigmatella aurantiaca contains the following:
- a CDS encoding serine/threonine protein kinase, coding for MKRPTTFGKYLLLERINVGGMAEVFIAKAFGVEGFERFLAIKKILPTMAEDQEFITMFIDEARISVQLNHANVVHIHELGKYEDTYFIAMEYVAGRDLRTILERYRRRKEIMPTAQAVFIASKMCEGLDYAHRKKDARGQDLSIIHRDVSPQNILVSYEGEVKIIDFGIAKATNRSQKTQAGILKGKFGYMSPEQVRGMPIDHRSDIFAVGVILYEMLTGEKLFVGESDFSTLEKVRNADVPLPRQFNPNCPAGLEKVVLKALAREPDERYLWASDLQEDLMRFLLAGDAIYSSKHLSAFMKESFAEDMLREAEKMERFSAIERPDQIEASGVTAIPPQRAPRRTSLATPVPHAVASSARATPAPYRTPPAHDIPPPTEEELAEMDGASDKTQIVDSAMALKGEEAAGVLYDDSQTGKNANPLSSDDTGRSQNPLQDDDTGARLQNPYTSDATMAAPIPTASIPVLRPKGKSGPKSQVVIGEGEPENFGGATMIGPAPTSRPNEEELDEDPASTVALSGHGAQDDRLDEADGPFEEGPEHETGEVPAAPARRLPPPKPAARAPLLPAKLRDPRILAAAGAGVLLLVVLLAVVFSGPDTGQIMFRVEPAERAQILVDDQPVVSGTVLELAPGEHRVVARAPGFVRKEMTVQIEAGQKPLPVLLKLQREAEEKKPPAEVAQRPEAVPAPPPKPEETPSRQPTPPPEPPKPATFMAVFEGNKGAEILVDGKPAGQTPNAKVADLVAGKTYKFVAKMVGYKPYAGEFAYQGQPEQKVSFALEKEPEQAVAAKVPEPRPEPKPKPPPPPREPAKPKVMGKFACSTKPAGARIWVDGKDTGRETPVAIGNPLLLPVGPRKIVFKLNGKQTKPKTVIIKEGEVEKLINEPIE